Proteins co-encoded in one Bacillus paramycoides genomic window:
- a CDS encoding MaoC/PaaZ C-terminal domain-containing protein, translating into MSIKVGDVFKYERRFTEEEVFEFANITGDKGRHHMEYDENGRLMVHGLLTASIGTKVGEELHYIARELVSEFIRPVFTGDTITCELTLTNIEQMEGYKKVSIESVYRNQDEKTVLVGTSYGVIRG; encoded by the coding sequence ATGAGTATAAAAGTTGGGGATGTATTTAAATACGAAAGAAGATTTACTGAAGAAGAGGTTTTTGAATTTGCAAATATTACAGGAGATAAAGGTAGACATCATATGGAATATGATGAAAATGGACGTTTAATGGTTCATGGTTTATTGACTGCTAGCATTGGAACGAAAGTAGGAGAAGAATTACATTACATAGCAAGAGAATTAGTAAGTGAGTTTATTAGACCAGTTTTTACAGGAGATACGATCACTTGTGAATTAACTTTAACAAATATTGAACAGATGGAAGGATACAAAAAGGTTTCAATCGAGTCAGTTTATCGCAATCAAGACGAAAAGACTGTACTAGTTGGGACAAGCTATGGAGTTATAAGGGGATAA
- a CDS encoding aromatic amino acid hydroxylase, whose product MTKKTKIPSHLKPFVSTQHYDQYTPVNHAVWRYIMRQNHSFLKDVAHPAYVNGLQSSGINIDAIPKVEEMNECLAPSGWGAVTIDGLIPGVAFFDFQGHGLLPIATDIRKVENIEYTPAPDIVHEAAGHAPILLDPTYAKYVKRFGQIGAKAFSTKEEHDAFEAVRTLTIVKESPTSTPEEVAAAENAVIEKQNLVSGLSEAEQISRLFWWTVEYGLIGSIEDPKIYGAGLLSSVGESKHCLTDAVEKVPFSIEACTGTTYDVTKMQPQLFVCESFEELTEALEKFSETMAFKTGGKEGLEKAIRSENYATAELSSGLQITGTFNETIKNDAGEVIYMRTNSPTALAIHNKQLADHSTSVHSDGFGTPIGLLTENIALENCTDEQLQSLGITIGNKTSFTFASGIHVNGTVTAIQKNDKKIALISFIDCTVTYKECLLFDASWGAFDMAVGSTITSVFPGAADAASFFPADEEIEATPTPLTLTELDRMYQTVRDIRNEGILHEAHIEQLVAIQEVLNKFYAKEWLLRLEILELLLEHNKGHETSAALLQQLSTFTTNEAVTRLINNGLALLPVKDVKNDATIN is encoded by the coding sequence ATGACAAAGAAAACAAAAATTCCATCGCATTTAAAACCATTCGTATCCACACAGCATTATGATCAATACACACCGGTGAATCACGCTGTGTGGCGTTACATTATGAGACAAAATCATAGTTTCTTAAAAGACGTTGCTCATCCAGCCTATGTGAACGGATTACAATCATCTGGTATTAATATAGATGCAATTCCAAAAGTAGAAGAAATGAATGAGTGTTTAGCACCAAGCGGCTGGGGTGCTGTAACGATTGACGGGCTTATTCCTGGCGTAGCCTTCTTCGATTTTCAAGGACACGGATTATTACCAATCGCAACAGATATTCGCAAAGTAGAAAACATCGAGTATACACCTGCTCCAGATATTGTACACGAAGCTGCAGGCCACGCACCAATTTTACTTGATCCTACATATGCAAAGTATGTAAAACGCTTTGGGCAAATTGGAGCAAAAGCTTTCTCTACAAAAGAAGAACATGATGCGTTTGAAGCTGTTCGTACATTAACAATCGTAAAAGAAAGTCCAACTTCTACACCTGAAGAAGTTGCAGCTGCTGAAAATGCTGTAATTGAAAAACAAAACTTAGTTTCTGGCTTATCAGAAGCGGAACAAATTTCAAGGCTTTTCTGGTGGACAGTAGAATATGGCTTAATCGGAAGTATAGAGGATCCAAAGATATATGGCGCTGGTCTCCTTTCCTCTGTAGGCGAAAGCAAACATTGCTTAACTGACGCTGTAGAAAAGGTTCCATTTTCTATAGAAGCATGTACTGGAACAACTTATGATGTAACAAAAATGCAACCTCAACTATTTGTTTGTGAATCCTTTGAAGAACTAACAGAAGCACTTGAAAAGTTTTCTGAAACAATGGCCTTTAAAACAGGTGGTAAAGAAGGATTAGAAAAAGCAATTCGTTCTGAAAACTATGCAACTGCTGAGCTAAGTAGTGGGCTACAAATTACTGGTACATTCAATGAGACAATTAAAAACGATGCAGGTGAAGTGATTTACATGCGTACAAATTCGCCAACTGCATTAGCCATTCATAATAAACAACTAGCGGATCATTCTACCTCTGTACACAGTGATGGTTTTGGAACACCGATTGGGTTACTTACTGAAAATATTGCATTAGAAAATTGTACAGATGAACAATTACAATCATTAGGAATTACAATTGGAAATAAAACATCATTTACTTTTGCAAGTGGCATCCATGTAAATGGAACGGTAACAGCAATTCAAAAAAATGATAAAAAGATTGCTCTTATCTCCTTTATCGATTGTACCGTTACTTATAAAGAATGTTTATTATTTGATGCTTCATGGGGTGCTTTTGATATGGCTGTTGGCTCAACAATTACTTCTGTATTCCCAGGAGCTGCAGATGCGGCATCATTTTTCCCTGCTGATGAAGAAATAGAAGCAACTCCAACACCTCTTACATTAACTGAACTAGATCGTATGTATCAAACAGTTCGTGATATTCGAAATGAAGGTATTTTACACGAAGCTCATATCGAACAGCTAGTGGCAATTCAAGAGGTATTAAATAAATTTTATGCGAAAGAATGGCTGCTTCGCCTTGAAATATTAGAATTGCTTTTAGAGCATAACAAAGGGCATGAAACTTCCGCAGCTTTATTACAACAACTTTCTACTTTTACAACTAACGAAGCTGTAACACGTCTTATTAACAATGGTCTTGCACTATTACCTGTAAAGGATGTGAAAAATGATGCTACGATTAACTGA
- a CDS encoding VOC family protein, translating to MSFQLHPDTTLDVVHLYVSNVKKSLEFYTEVLSMKVLKEDEMVVTFGNENNEPLLIIEEKKEALPKQRGRTGLYHYAILLPSRQDLANILRHLVEMVYPLHGGADHYFSEALYLADPDGNGIEIYHDRQKEVWRDENGELPFVSNPLAGEELLQQGSAWNGFPAGTVMGHIHFHVADLEEAKRFYVDGLGFEVTIPARNGALFVSAGGYHHHIGLNTWQGEGIPPQMPNSVGLKYFTIVLADEKQKEQVCESLKNIGKIATYKDGILQVEDSFGHCIHFKIKGEA from the coding sequence ATGAGTTTTCAACTTCATCCCGACACAACACTTGATGTTGTTCATTTATATGTATCAAATGTAAAGAAATCACTAGAGTTTTATACAGAAGTACTAAGTATGAAAGTATTAAAAGAAGATGAAATGGTCGTTACATTTGGGAATGAAAATAACGAACCACTCCTTATCATTGAAGAAAAGAAAGAAGCCTTACCAAAGCAAAGAGGGAGAACGGGGTTATATCATTACGCAATTTTATTACCGAGTAGACAAGATTTAGCGAATATTCTTCGTCATCTTGTAGAAATGGTATATCCACTGCACGGCGGAGCCGACCATTACTTTAGTGAAGCCCTTTATTTAGCTGATCCAGATGGAAACGGGATTGAAATTTATCATGATCGTCAAAAAGAAGTTTGGCGTGATGAGAATGGAGAACTACCATTTGTTAGTAATCCGTTAGCTGGCGAAGAATTATTACAGCAAGGAAGTGCGTGGAATGGATTTCCAGCTGGTACTGTGATGGGACATATTCATTTCCATGTAGCTGATTTAGAAGAAGCAAAACGTTTCTATGTGGATGGTCTTGGTTTTGAAGTGACAATCCCAGCTCGTAATGGCGCGTTGTTTGTATCGGCAGGTGGCTATCATCACCATATCGGTTTAAATACGTGGCAAGGTGAAGGAATACCACCGCAAATGCCAAATTCCGTTGGCTTGAAATATTTCACAATTGTATTAGCGGATGAAAAACAAAAAGAGCAAGTATGTGAAAGCTTAAAAAATATTGGCAAGATTGCTACGTACAAAGATGGAATATTACAAGTAGAGGATTCATTTGGACATTGTATTCATTTCAAAATAAAAGGAGAAGCCTAA
- a CDS encoding helix-turn-helix domain-containing protein, with the protein MNIGSAIREIRQRRGITIAQICEGTGLSKGFMSQVENNKTSPSISTLETISNFLNVPLPYLLLEQKDRLKVVKKVERKYSVYGKDEQRIEHVAEQGGLRLNLVEIPAGFPKENTPNAHEGEECHLVLRGKLEVQHGEDIAIVEEGDSFSWNACVPHIVRNIGEETALLLISSHAENRKRVY; encoded by the coding sequence ATGAATATTGGTTCTGCAATACGTGAAATTCGTCAACGTAGAGGCATAACAATCGCACAAATTTGTGAGGGAACAGGTCTTTCTAAAGGATTTATGAGTCAGGTTGAAAATAATAAAACATCACCATCTATCTCAACTTTAGAAACAATTTCCAATTTCTTAAACGTTCCCCTTCCCTATTTATTATTAGAACAAAAAGATCGGTTGAAAGTTGTTAAAAAAGTAGAGCGTAAATACAGTGTATACGGAAAAGATGAACAAAGAATTGAGCATGTTGCAGAGCAAGGTGGCCTTCGTCTCAATCTTGTAGAAATTCCTGCTGGGTTTCCGAAAGAAAACACACCAAATGCGCATGAAGGGGAAGAATGTCACCTTGTATTACGCGGAAAACTAGAAGTTCAACATGGGGAAGATATTGCAATTGTAGAAGAAGGTGATTCTTTCTCCTGGAATGCATGTGTTCCTCATATCGTTCGTAATATAGGGGAAGAAACTGCGTTATTACTCATCTCTAGTCATGCAGAAAATCGAAAACGTGTTTATTAA
- a CDS encoding ABC transporter ATP-binding protein — MISVNKVFYAHSERFQMQNMNVQIKAGEVVSLIGPNGSGKSTLLRLMARLLKQSEGDIILDGKSIHTMKSADVAKQLAMLPQMHDHQLDLTVKELIEFGRGPHKSWRYHLNKEDEEIVDWALSVTNLEGYEYRLLQSLSGGERQRAWIAMTLAQRTNVLLLDEPTTFLDIVHQLEVMELVKRLNEEFGMTIVMVLHDINQAAQYSDRLLVLKRGKLQYDGIPEEVLCHEMFQRVFGIEVDIFQGSDKPFFTPKRISKGGARCEQNNVLLPLS, encoded by the coding sequence GTGATTTCCGTTAACAAAGTGTTTTACGCACATTCTGAAAGATTTCAAATGCAAAATATGAATGTACAAATTAAAGCTGGAGAGGTTGTTAGTTTAATTGGACCGAATGGATCGGGGAAATCTACTTTGCTTCGTTTAATGGCAAGGCTACTTAAACAAAGCGAAGGAGATATCATTTTAGATGGAAAAAGTATTCATACGATGAAAAGTGCCGATGTAGCGAAGCAATTAGCGATGTTACCACAAATGCATGATCATCAATTAGATTTAACAGTGAAAGAATTAATTGAATTTGGAAGAGGTCCTCATAAATCATGGAGATATCACTTAAATAAAGAAGATGAAGAAATTGTTGATTGGGCATTGTCTGTTACAAATCTTGAAGGGTATGAATATCGCCTTTTACAATCTTTATCAGGAGGAGAAAGACAACGAGCCTGGATTGCAATGACGCTAGCACAACGTACAAATGTCTTATTATTGGATGAGCCAACAACCTTTTTAGATATCGTGCATCAGTTGGAAGTAATGGAACTTGTGAAACGGTTAAACGAGGAGTTTGGTATGACAATTGTAATGGTTTTACATGATATTAACCAAGCGGCTCAATATAGCGATCGTTTACTCGTGTTAAAGCGAGGGAAGCTTCAGTATGACGGTATACCAGAAGAAGTGTTATGTCATGAAATGTTTCAACGTGTGTTTGGCATCGAGGTAGATATTTTTCAAGGAAGCGACAAGCCATTTTTTACACCGAAACGAATTTCTAAAGGAGGAGCAAGATGCGAACAGAACAATGTATTATTACCACTCAGTTAA
- a CDS encoding ABC transporter substrate-binding protein: MKKSITLFTAILSIFFLLIGCSAKGDEKASATKTEKGKEEIEVTDLSGRKVTFDKVPESFATLSMGDMNIIHALGGKIVGRPDAKITLPEDVKKVQVIGNAHQPNFEQIASLKPDVLIANNGFQKNIPTVEGQGTKVMISSANSVQDIQKNIELYGTIMKEQDKAKELNKKITDQMKTYEKKSDVKALLVYGAPGTYLAALPTSLSGDILEKTGGKNIAADFPEMKEYPQYAQLSVERIIEANPDVIYLITHGDPNSVKKAFEGEMMKNEAWKNLNAVKQNRVVILPPDLFGSNPGTKVTEAMDFMYKSIQDVRK; the protein is encoded by the coding sequence ATGAAAAAATCTATTACGCTATTCACAGCGATTTTATCAATTTTTTTCTTATTAATAGGTTGCAGTGCAAAAGGAGACGAAAAAGCGTCTGCAACAAAAACAGAAAAAGGAAAAGAGGAAATTGAAGTTACCGATCTGTCAGGAAGAAAGGTAACATTCGATAAAGTGCCAGAGAGTTTTGCAACATTAAGTATGGGAGACATGAATATTATTCACGCTTTAGGCGGGAAAATAGTAGGTCGTCCGGATGCAAAAATAACTCTTCCAGAGGATGTAAAGAAAGTACAAGTAATTGGAAATGCGCATCAGCCAAATTTTGAGCAGATTGCTAGCTTAAAGCCGGATGTACTTATTGCTAACAATGGATTCCAAAAGAACATTCCAACGGTTGAAGGCCAAGGGACGAAAGTAATGATTTCTTCTGCGAATTCCGTACAAGATATTCAAAAGAATATTGAACTGTATGGAACGATAATGAAGGAACAAGATAAAGCGAAAGAACTTAACAAAAAAATTACGGATCAAATGAAGACATATGAGAAAAAGAGTGATGTGAAAGCATTGCTAGTGTATGGAGCACCGGGTACTTATTTAGCAGCATTACCAACATCTTTATCAGGTGATATTTTAGAAAAAACAGGTGGGAAAAATATTGCAGCTGATTTTCCAGAAATGAAGGAATATCCGCAATATGCGCAGCTAAGTGTAGAACGTATTATTGAGGCGAATCCAGATGTGATTTATTTAATTACACATGGAGATCCAAATAGCGTTAAAAAAGCATTTGAAGGCGAAATGATGAAAAATGAAGCGTGGAAAAACTTAAATGCAGTAAAGCAAAACCGCGTAGTTATTTTACCACCTGACTTATTCGGATCAAACCCTGGAACAAAAGTCACAGAAGCGATGGATTTTATGTATAAAAGTATACAAGATGTAAGGAAATGA
- a CDS encoding GNAT family N-acetyltransferase has protein sequence MFHTDRLQIRKYTMDDLQFYASLWGNEKVMRYIGNGTLKTYMQCKKSLEEWVIPSYKNGLGLFVLIEKETGIRIGHAGLVKQQIDGKEEIEIGYWLLPQYWGKGYAKEAAAAFRDYGFQALRMNKLISLINPDHPASIFVARKTGLSYEKTTSFHGMDVLVYSIKRVG, from the coding sequence ATGTTTCATACAGATCGTTTACAAATTCGCAAATATACAATGGATGATTTACAGTTCTACGCTTCACTATGGGGAAATGAGAAGGTAATGCGCTATATTGGAAATGGGACGTTAAAAACATATATGCAATGTAAAAAAAGTTTGGAGGAATGGGTGATTCCTAGCTATAAAAACGGTCTCGGTTTATTTGTATTGATTGAAAAGGAAACGGGAATACGAATTGGTCATGCAGGATTAGTAAAGCAGCAAATAGATGGAAAAGAGGAAATTGAAATTGGTTATTGGCTATTGCCTCAGTATTGGGGAAAAGGGTATGCGAAAGAAGCAGCGGCAGCATTTCGAGACTATGGCTTCCAAGCGTTACGAATGAATAAGTTAATTTCTCTTATTAATCCGGACCACCCCGCCTCCATCTTTGTTGCTAGAAAAACTGGGCTTAGTTATGAGAAGACAACTTCATTTCATGGGATGGATGTTCTCGTTTATTCCATTAAGCGAGTTGGGTGA
- a CDS encoding GNAT family N-acetyltransferase: protein MYIYHNGLIIREGTNGVPAYAIKTLFEDAGWSNDNIPSWQIEKFTIAFENSTWAFTIWDEEEMVAMVRVISDGIMVANIVNLVVKYEYRGKGLGKKLVALCLQKLPHGDWFAHTSASNFDFYRSCGFEVRELSRNGTCAYYGYQIAKKDGHR from the coding sequence ATGTACATTTATCATAATGGACTTATTATTCGCGAGGGAACGAATGGTGTACCTGCATATGCAATTAAAACCTTATTCGAAGATGCCGGTTGGAGCAATGATAATATCCCTTCTTGGCAAATTGAAAAATTTACGATAGCATTTGAAAATTCAACATGGGCATTTACGATATGGGATGAAGAAGAGATGGTTGCGATGGTTAGGGTCATTTCTGATGGAATCATGGTCGCGAACATAGTAAATTTAGTTGTGAAATATGAGTATAGAGGGAAGGGATTAGGCAAGAAACTTGTCGCTCTTTGTTTGCAAAAATTGCCACATGGCGACTGGTTTGCACATACATCCGCGAGTAATTTTGATTTTTATAGAAGTTGTGGTTTTGAGGTGAGAGAGTTATCGAGAAATGGAACATGTGCGTACTATGGGTATCAAATAGCAAAAAAAGATGGGCACCGATAA
- a CDS encoding 4a-hydroxytetrahydrobiopterin dehydratase, translated as MMLRLTEEEVQEELLTVDKWMIKDEKWIERKYMFSDYLKGVEFVSEVAKLSEEHNHHPFILIQYKAVIITLSSWNAKGLTKLDFELAKQFDKLFVQNEKAIIRK; from the coding sequence ATGATGCTACGATTAACTGAGGAAGAAGTTCAAGAGGAATTATTGACAGTAGATAAATGGATGATAAAAGATGAAAAATGGATTGAACGAAAATATATGTTTTCCGACTACTTAAAAGGAGTCGAATTTGTGTCTGAAGTCGCCAAACTATCAGAAGAACATAATCACCATCCATTTATCCTTATCCAGTATAAAGCAGTCATTATTACTTTGTCCTCTTGGAATGCAAAAGGTTTAACGAAACTCGATTTTGAGCTTGCGAAGCAATTTGATAAACTATTTGTCCAAAATGAAAAAGCCATTATAAGAAAGTAA
- a CDS encoding DoxX family protein, with protein MNQHIGNLIIRIVLGVTFFMHGLTKFQSGIDNIAGWFTSIGLPGGLAYGVAIAEVVGGLLLILGLGVRYIGLLFALVMVGAIIKVKWSAGLLGDGKNPGFELELALLAMGAYLFVAKADGFVDNFLKEKMSKKN; from the coding sequence ATGAATCAACATATTGGTAACTTAATTATTCGTATCGTGTTAGGGGTAACGTTCTTTATGCACGGTTTAACAAAATTCCAATCGGGGATTGACAATATTGCAGGGTGGTTCACAAGCATTGGTTTACCAGGAGGACTTGCATACGGTGTAGCAATAGCAGAAGTAGTTGGTGGTCTATTATTAATTCTAGGTTTAGGTGTAAGATATATTGGATTATTATTTGCACTTGTTATGGTTGGAGCAATCATAAAAGTAAAGTGGTCAGCTGGTTTATTAGGAGATGGAAAAAATCCTGGCTTCGAATTAGAGCTTGCATTGTTAGCGATGGGTGCTTACTTATTTGTTGCGAAAGCAGACGGTTTTGTAGATAATTTCTTAAAAGAGAAAATGTCAAAGAAGAACTAA
- a CDS encoding YrhC family protein — protein MKKLQEKIEDYTRFGQILLAVSTLLMVGLLIPNEAKETIQPFVMMGSIVIFLSLSFFFFQRVKVMQDELEGSECE, from the coding sequence ATGAAAAAATTACAAGAAAAAATAGAAGATTATACTCGTTTCGGACAAATTCTTCTCGCTGTAAGTACATTGTTAATGGTTGGCTTATTGATTCCGAATGAAGCAAAAGAAACAATACAACCTTTTGTTATGATGGGGAGCATCGTTATATTTTTAAGCTTATCCTTCTTTTTCTTTCAGCGTGTGAAAGTGATGCAAGACGAGTTAGAGGGAAGCGAATGTGAATAA
- a CDS encoding FecCD family ABC transporter permease, producing MESSEVVREKEHPFAKKRWIIAVTLGVLTILGLFYGLFAGSLSFSLRDILIGIQDEGSTVHRIVWDLRIPRVLVGFIVGTCLAVSGALLQGVMRNPLADPGILGVSSGAGLVAIVIMILFPQHMAFLPLGAFLGAFITAMVIYALSWQKGAPPSRIVLVGVSINALIGAATSALMLLHSDKVQSVLPWLAGGIGGVSWAHLNMIVYYAIFAIILAFFGIKHIRVLMLGDEMSKLLGHNVERSRFYLIVVSTLLAGIAVSVSGLIGFVGLVVPHILRLLVGNDYKYLLPLSCLGGGILLVFADAIARSWFDPIELPVGILLSFLGGPFFLYLIHRGGKQSDFR from the coding sequence ATGGAAAGTAGTGAAGTTGTGAGGGAAAAGGAACATCCTTTTGCGAAAAAAAGATGGATAATAGCAGTTACTTTAGGAGTATTAACCATTCTAGGTCTTTTTTATGGTCTTTTCGCAGGAAGTTTGTCCTTTTCTTTACGAGATATTCTAATAGGTATACAAGATGAGGGGTCGACAGTTCATCGAATTGTATGGGACCTTCGTATACCGAGAGTGCTCGTTGGATTTATAGTAGGAACATGTTTAGCGGTATCTGGTGCATTGCTGCAAGGGGTTATGAGAAACCCTCTTGCCGATCCTGGTATTCTCGGCGTTTCATCTGGAGCAGGACTTGTAGCAATTGTAATTATGATTTTATTTCCTCAGCATATGGCTTTTTTACCGCTCGGGGCATTTTTAGGGGCTTTCATAACGGCGATGGTTATTTATGCTTTATCATGGCAAAAAGGGGCACCGCCTTCAAGAATTGTCTTAGTAGGTGTATCAATCAATGCGTTAATTGGTGCAGCGACGTCAGCGCTAATGTTATTACATAGTGACAAAGTACAATCTGTGTTACCGTGGTTAGCGGGCGGCATTGGTGGTGTAAGCTGGGCACATTTAAACATGATTGTTTATTATGCAATATTCGCTATTATATTAGCCTTCTTTGGTATTAAGCATATTCGAGTGTTAATGCTAGGAGATGAAATGTCGAAGTTATTAGGTCATAACGTGGAGAGAAGCCGCTTTTATTTAATAGTAGTAAGTACGTTATTAGCTGGCATTGCAGTTAGTGTTTCTGGTCTTATTGGATTTGTCGGTCTTGTCGTACCACATATATTACGTTTATTAGTTGGAAATGACTATAAATATTTACTGCCATTATCATGTCTTGGCGGAGGAATATTACTTGTTTTCGCGGATGCGATAGCTCGGAGTTGGTTCGATCCAATTGAATTGCCTGTTGGTATTTTATTATCCTTCTTAGGCGGTCCGTTCTTCTTATATTTAATTCATAGGGGAGGGAAACAGAGTGATTTCCGTTAA
- a CDS encoding ankyrin repeat domain-containing protein has protein sequence MRTEQCIITTQLIREFVMAAHGDLEKVQELLAESPSLLHASYNWGGSDWESALGAAAHVGRKDIALYLLEKGARMDIFAAAMLGELEVVQAILVAQPEALRASGPHGISLLQHARMGGEKAQRVFEYLTVLS, from the coding sequence ATGCGAACAGAACAATGTATTATTACCACTCAGTTAATAAGGGAATTTGTTATGGCAGCTCACGGAGATTTAGAAAAAGTACAAGAACTGTTGGCTGAATCGCCAAGCTTACTTCATGCCTCTTACAATTGGGGAGGATCAGATTGGGAAAGTGCGTTAGGAGCAGCGGCACATGTAGGTCGTAAAGATATTGCGCTTTATTTATTAGAAAAGGGCGCTCGAATGGATATTTTCGCGGCTGCTATGCTTGGTGAATTAGAAGTTGTACAAGCTATTTTGGTAGCACAACCAGAAGCATTACGTGCATCTGGTCCACATGGTATTTCCCTTCTTCAGCATGCACGAATGGGTGGAGAAAAAGCACAGCGTGTATTTGAGTATTTAACAGTGCTCTCTTAA